The Zalophus californianus isolate mZalCal1 chromosome 7, mZalCal1.pri.v2, whole genome shotgun sequence genome includes a region encoding these proteins:
- the PHF10 gene encoding PHD finger protein 10 isoform X3, which produces MGSGDSSRSCETSSQDLGFSYYPAENLIEYKWPPDETGEYYMLQEQVSEYLGVTSFKRKYPDLERRDLSHKEKLYLRELNVITETQCTLGLTALRSDEVIDLMIKEYPAKHAEYSVILQEKERQRITDHYKEYSQMQQQNTQKVEASKVPEYIKKAAKKAAEFNSNLNRERMEERRAYFDLQTHVIQVPQGKYKVLPTERTKVSSYPVALIPGQFQEYYKRYSPDELRYLPLNTALYEPPLDPELPALDSDGDSDDAEDGRGDEKRKHKGTSDSSSGNVSEGEGLPDSQEEPLQGRQRSKDKAATPRKDASKRSVLSKSVPGYKPKVIPNALCGICLKGKESNKKGKAESLIHCSQCDNSGHPSCLDMTMELVSMIKTYPWQCMECKTCIICGQPHHEEEMMFCDVCDRGYHTFCVGLGAIPSGRWICDCCQRAPPTPRKVGRRGKNSKEG; this is translated from the exons ATGGGCTCAGGAGATAGCTCTAGGAGTTGTGAGACTTCAAGTCAAGATCTTGG CTTTAGCTACTATCCAGCAGAAAATTTGATAGAGTACAAATGGCCACCTGATGAAACAGGAGAATACTATATGCTTCAAGAACAAGTCAGTGAATATTTGGGTGTGACCTCCTTTAAACGGAAATATCCAG atttAGAGCGACGAGATTTGTCCCATAAGGAGAAACTCTACCTGCGGGAGCTGAATGTCATCACAGAGACGCAGTGCACTCTAG GTTTAACAGCATTGCGCAGTGATGAAGTGATTGATTTAATGATAAAAGAATATCCGGCCAAACATGCtgaatattctgttattttacaAGAAAAAGAACGTCAACGAATTACAGATCATTATAAAGAGTATTCT caaatGCAACAACAGAATACTCAGAAGGTTGAAGCCAGCAAAGTGCCTGAGTACATTAAGAAAGCTGCCAAAAAAGCAGCTGAATTTAACAGCAACTTAAACCGGGAACGTATGGAAGAAAGAAGAGCTTATTTTGACTTGCAGACACAC GTTATCCAGGTGCCTCAAGGGAAGTACAAAGTGTTACCGACAGAGCGAACCAAGGTCAGTTCTTACCCAGTGGCCCTCATCCCCGGACAGTTCCAGGAATATTACAAAAG GTACTCACCAGATGAGCTGCGGTATCTGCCATTAAACACCGCACTTTATGAGCCCCCTCTGGATCCTGAGCTCCCGGCCCTAGACAGCGACGGCGATTCGGATGATGCCGAGGATGGTCGAGGCGATGAGAAACGGAAACATAAAGGCACTTCG GACAGCTCCTCCGGCAACGTGTCTGAAGGGGAAGGCCTTCCCGACAGCCAGGAGGAGCCTCTCCAGGGAAGACAGAGATCCAAGGACAAAGCTGCTACTCCAAGAAAAGATGCTTCCAAACGTTCTGTACTGTCCAAGTCAGTCCCTGGGTACAAG CCAAAGGTCATTCCAAATGCTCTATGTGGAATTTGTCTGAAGGGTAAGGAGTCCAACAAGAAAGGGAAGGCTGAATCACTTATACACTGCTCCCAGTGTGATAACAGTG GCCATCCTTCTTGCCTGGATATGACCATGGAGCTTGTTTCTATGATTAAGACCTACCCATGGCAGTGTATGGAATGTAAAACTTGCATTATATGTGGACAACCCCACCACGAAGAAGAAATGATGTTCTGTGATGTGTGTGACAGAGGTTATCATACTTTTTGTGTGGGCCTTGGTGCTATTCCATCAG GTCGCTGGATTTGTGACTGTTGTCAGCGAGCCCCCCCAACACCCAGGAAAGTGGGCAGAAGGGGGAAAAACAGCAAAGAGGGATAA
- the PHF10 gene encoding PHD finger protein 10 isoform X2 → MAAAAGPGTALSPRPCDSEPATPGAPSPKDDNEDNSNDGTQPSKRRRMGSGDSSRSCETSSQDLGFSYYPAENLIEYKWPPDETGEYYMLQEQVSEYLGVTSFKRKYPERRDLSHKEKLYLRELNVITETQCTLGLTALRSDEVIDLMIKEYPAKHAEYSVILQEKERQRITDHYKEYSQMQQQNTQKVEASKVPEYIKKAAKKAAEFNSNLNRERMEERRAYFDLQTHVIQVPQGKYKVLPTERTKVSSYPVALIPGQFQEYYKRYSPDELRYLPLNTALYEPPLDPELPALDSDGDSDDAEDGRGDEKRKHKGTSDSSSGNVSEGEGLPDSQEEPLQGRQRSKDKAATPRKDASKRSVLSKSVPGYKPKVIPNALCGICLKGKESNKKGKAESLIHCSQCDNSGHPSCLDMTMELVSMIKTYPWQCMECKTCIICGQPHHEEEMMFCDVCDRGYHTFCVGLGAIPSGRWICDCCQRAPPTPRKVGRRGKNSKEG, encoded by the exons ATGGCGGCGGCGGCCGGCCCCGGGACGGCGCTCTCCCCGCGGCCGTGCGACAGCGAGCCGGCCACCCCCGGAGCGCCGTCCCCGAAG gaTGATAATGAAGATAATTCAAATGATGGGACCCAACCATCCAAAAGGAGGCGAATGGGCTCAGGAGATAGCTCTAGGAGTTGTGAGACTTCAAGTCAAGATCTTGG CTTTAGCTACTATCCAGCAGAAAATTTGATAGAGTACAAATGGCCACCTGATGAAACAGGAGAATACTATATGCTTCAAGAACAAGTCAGTGAATATTTGGGTGTGACCTCCTTTAAACGGAAATATCCAG AGCGACGAGATTTGTCCCATAAGGAGAAACTCTACCTGCGGGAGCTGAATGTCATCACAGAGACGCAGTGCACTCTAG GTTTAACAGCATTGCGCAGTGATGAAGTGATTGATTTAATGATAAAAGAATATCCGGCCAAACATGCtgaatattctgttattttacaAGAAAAAGAACGTCAACGAATTACAGATCATTATAAAGAGTATTCT caaatGCAACAACAGAATACTCAGAAGGTTGAAGCCAGCAAAGTGCCTGAGTACATTAAGAAAGCTGCCAAAAAAGCAGCTGAATTTAACAGCAACTTAAACCGGGAACGTATGGAAGAAAGAAGAGCTTATTTTGACTTGCAGACACAC GTTATCCAGGTGCCTCAAGGGAAGTACAAAGTGTTACCGACAGAGCGAACCAAGGTCAGTTCTTACCCAGTGGCCCTCATCCCCGGACAGTTCCAGGAATATTACAAAAG GTACTCACCAGATGAGCTGCGGTATCTGCCATTAAACACCGCACTTTATGAGCCCCCTCTGGATCCTGAGCTCCCGGCCCTAGACAGCGACGGCGATTCGGATGATGCCGAGGATGGTCGAGGCGATGAGAAACGGAAACATAAAGGCACTTCG GACAGCTCCTCCGGCAACGTGTCTGAAGGGGAAGGCCTTCCCGACAGCCAGGAGGAGCCTCTCCAGGGAAGACAGAGATCCAAGGACAAAGCTGCTACTCCAAGAAAAGATGCTTCCAAACGTTCTGTACTGTCCAAGTCAGTCCCTGGGTACAAG CCAAAGGTCATTCCAAATGCTCTATGTGGAATTTGTCTGAAGGGTAAGGAGTCCAACAAGAAAGGGAAGGCTGAATCACTTATACACTGCTCCCAGTGTGATAACAGTG GCCATCCTTCTTGCCTGGATATGACCATGGAGCTTGTTTCTATGATTAAGACCTACCCATGGCAGTGTATGGAATGTAAAACTTGCATTATATGTGGACAACCCCACCACGAAGAAGAAATGATGTTCTGTGATGTGTGTGACAGAGGTTATCATACTTTTTGTGTGGGCCTTGGTGCTATTCCATCAG GTCGCTGGATTTGTGACTGTTGTCAGCGAGCCCCCCCAACACCCAGGAAAGTGGGCAGAAGGGGGAAAAACAGCAAAGAGGGATAA
- the PHF10 gene encoding PHD finger protein 10 isoform X1, which translates to MAAAAGPGTALSPRPCDSEPATPGAPSPKDDNEDNSNDGTQPSKRRRMGSGDSSRSCETSSQDLGFSYYPAENLIEYKWPPDETGEYYMLQEQVSEYLGVTSFKRKYPDLERRDLSHKEKLYLRELNVITETQCTLGLTALRSDEVIDLMIKEYPAKHAEYSVILQEKERQRITDHYKEYSQMQQQNTQKVEASKVPEYIKKAAKKAAEFNSNLNRERMEERRAYFDLQTHVIQVPQGKYKVLPTERTKVSSYPVALIPGQFQEYYKRYSPDELRYLPLNTALYEPPLDPELPALDSDGDSDDAEDGRGDEKRKHKGTSDSSSGNVSEGEGLPDSQEEPLQGRQRSKDKAATPRKDASKRSVLSKSVPGYKPKVIPNALCGICLKGKESNKKGKAESLIHCSQCDNSGHPSCLDMTMELVSMIKTYPWQCMECKTCIICGQPHHEEEMMFCDVCDRGYHTFCVGLGAIPSGRWICDCCQRAPPTPRKVGRRGKNSKEG; encoded by the exons ATGGCGGCGGCGGCCGGCCCCGGGACGGCGCTCTCCCCGCGGCCGTGCGACAGCGAGCCGGCCACCCCCGGAGCGCCGTCCCCGAAG gaTGATAATGAAGATAATTCAAATGATGGGACCCAACCATCCAAAAGGAGGCGAATGGGCTCAGGAGATAGCTCTAGGAGTTGTGAGACTTCAAGTCAAGATCTTGG CTTTAGCTACTATCCAGCAGAAAATTTGATAGAGTACAAATGGCCACCTGATGAAACAGGAGAATACTATATGCTTCAAGAACAAGTCAGTGAATATTTGGGTGTGACCTCCTTTAAACGGAAATATCCAG atttAGAGCGACGAGATTTGTCCCATAAGGAGAAACTCTACCTGCGGGAGCTGAATGTCATCACAGAGACGCAGTGCACTCTAG GTTTAACAGCATTGCGCAGTGATGAAGTGATTGATTTAATGATAAAAGAATATCCGGCCAAACATGCtgaatattctgttattttacaAGAAAAAGAACGTCAACGAATTACAGATCATTATAAAGAGTATTCT caaatGCAACAACAGAATACTCAGAAGGTTGAAGCCAGCAAAGTGCCTGAGTACATTAAGAAAGCTGCCAAAAAAGCAGCTGAATTTAACAGCAACTTAAACCGGGAACGTATGGAAGAAAGAAGAGCTTATTTTGACTTGCAGACACAC GTTATCCAGGTGCCTCAAGGGAAGTACAAAGTGTTACCGACAGAGCGAACCAAGGTCAGTTCTTACCCAGTGGCCCTCATCCCCGGACAGTTCCAGGAATATTACAAAAG GTACTCACCAGATGAGCTGCGGTATCTGCCATTAAACACCGCACTTTATGAGCCCCCTCTGGATCCTGAGCTCCCGGCCCTAGACAGCGACGGCGATTCGGATGATGCCGAGGATGGTCGAGGCGATGAGAAACGGAAACATAAAGGCACTTCG GACAGCTCCTCCGGCAACGTGTCTGAAGGGGAAGGCCTTCCCGACAGCCAGGAGGAGCCTCTCCAGGGAAGACAGAGATCCAAGGACAAAGCTGCTACTCCAAGAAAAGATGCTTCCAAACGTTCTGTACTGTCCAAGTCAGTCCCTGGGTACAAG CCAAAGGTCATTCCAAATGCTCTATGTGGAATTTGTCTGAAGGGTAAGGAGTCCAACAAGAAAGGGAAGGCTGAATCACTTATACACTGCTCCCAGTGTGATAACAGTG GCCATCCTTCTTGCCTGGATATGACCATGGAGCTTGTTTCTATGATTAAGACCTACCCATGGCAGTGTATGGAATGTAAAACTTGCATTATATGTGGACAACCCCACCACGAAGAAGAAATGATGTTCTGTGATGTGTGTGACAGAGGTTATCATACTTTTTGTGTGGGCCTTGGTGCTATTCCATCAG GTCGCTGGATTTGTGACTGTTGTCAGCGAGCCCCCCCAACACCCAGGAAAGTGGGCAGAAGGGGGAAAAACAGCAAAGAGGGATAA
- the C7H6orf120 gene encoding UPF0669 protein C6orf120 homolog, with product MAAAWKRALLVLLASQVVSSASSSDEDEVPEEWLLLHVVQGQIGAGNYSYLRLNHEGRIVLRMRSLKGDADLYVSDSTLHPSFDDYELQSVTCGQDVVSIPAHFQRPVGIGIYGHPSHHESEFEMKVYFDRRVEQSPFAEVAVFDGRDAAHRRAQAPEDAPQEEESVLWTILISILKLVLEILF from the coding sequence ATGGCCGCTGCCTGGAAGCGCGCCCTGCTGGTCCTGCTGGCCTCGCAGGTGGTGTCCTCGGCCAGCTCCTCGGACGAGGACGAAGTCCCCGAAGAGTGGCTCCTCCTGCACGTCGTGCAGGGCCAGATAGGAGCCGGGAATTACAGCTACTTGAGGTTAAACCACGAGGGGAGGATCGTCCTCAGGATGCGGAGCTTGAAGGGGGACGCAGACCTGTACGTGTCGGACAGCACCCTCCACCCGAGCTTCGACGACTACGAGCTCCAGTCCGTCACGTGCGGCCAGGACGTGGTGTCCATCCCCGCGCACTTCCAGCGCCCCGTGGGCATCGGCATCTACGGGCACCCGTCCCACCACGAGAGCGAGTTCGAGATGAAAGTGTACTTCGACCGCAGGGTCGAGCAGTCCCCGTTCGCCGAGGTGGCGGTCTTCGACGGCAGGGACGCGGCGCACAGGCGCGCGCAGGCCCCCGAGGATGCGCCCCAGGAGGAGGAGTCCGTGCTCTGGACCATCCTCATTAGTATTCTGAAACTGGTCCTCGAAATCCTGTTTTGA